Proteins encoded by one window of Mycolicibacterium sp. ND9-15:
- a CDS encoding DsbA family protein: MASKPKKTPRYDLKAADRKRNLAVQIGLTAVVVIFAIALVAYIVMTKEDKPGEGEAKAIQITSGNLITKEGTSEPKAVISMYEDFLCPACGNFEKQFGPTIDKLVDSGAVAADYRMVSILDRAGQGYSTRAANAAYCVADADTDAFRRFHAALYAQQPPEGVGPFPDNARLIEVARQAGVTGDVPACINNGRYNDMVKGLAKASGVNSTPTIRINGQDYSPSTPDALIAEIEKIVGEVPALDAGAPPPNADPTPPAAP; this comes from the coding sequence GTGGCCTCGAAACCTAAGAAGACCCCGCGTTACGACCTAAAGGCGGCCGACCGCAAACGCAACCTGGCCGTGCAGATCGGGTTGACCGCCGTCGTCGTGATCTTCGCCATCGCGCTGGTGGCGTACATCGTGATGACCAAGGAGGACAAACCCGGCGAGGGCGAAGCCAAGGCGATCCAGATCACATCGGGCAACCTGATCACCAAGGAAGGCACCTCGGAGCCCAAGGCCGTGATCTCGATGTACGAGGACTTCTTGTGCCCCGCGTGCGGCAACTTCGAGAAACAGTTCGGCCCCACCATCGACAAGCTGGTCGACAGCGGCGCGGTGGCCGCCGACTACCGCATGGTCTCGATCCTCGACCGGGCCGGGCAGGGCTACTCGACACGCGCGGCGAACGCGGCCTACTGCGTCGCCGACGCCGACACCGACGCCTTCCGGCGATTCCACGCCGCCCTCTACGCCCAGCAGCCCCCGGAAGGTGTGGGCCCGTTCCCCGACAACGCCCGGCTCATCGAGGTCGCCCGCCAGGCGGGAGTGACGGGAGACGTGCCCGCGTGCATCAACAACGGTCGCTACAACGACATGGTGAAGGGCCTGGCCAAAGCGAGCGGCGTGAACTCGACGCCGACCATCCGGATCAACGGCCAGGACTACTCGCCGTCCACACCCGATGCGCTGATCGCGGAGATCGAGAAGATCGTCGGCGAGGTGCCCGCGCTCGACGCCGGCGCACCGCCGCCCAACGCCGATCCGACACCGCCGGCAGCGCCGTGA
- the rsmD gene encoding 16S rRNA (guanine(966)-N(2))-methyltransferase RsmD, translated as MTRIIAGALGGRRITVPQNRSGSGTRPTTDRVREALFNVLAARVEFTGAAVLDLYAGSGALGLEALSRGAAEATFVEADRRAAGVIADNIGALGVTGASVRRGAVAAVLAAGSQRAMDLVFADPPYDVEADEVESMLFLLTERGWARAGTVVVVERAVTGPPLNWPPGWQVWPARTYGDTRLELAEAPRLPC; from the coding sequence CTGACCCGCATCATCGCCGGCGCGCTGGGCGGTCGTCGAATCACCGTGCCGCAGAACCGATCCGGGAGTGGTACGCGACCCACCACCGACCGGGTACGGGAGGCGTTGTTCAACGTGCTGGCGGCGCGGGTCGAGTTCACCGGCGCCGCCGTGCTCGATCTGTATGCGGGGTCGGGCGCGCTCGGCCTGGAGGCGCTGTCCCGCGGGGCCGCGGAGGCGACGTTCGTGGAGGCCGACCGGCGCGCGGCCGGCGTCATCGCCGACAACATCGGCGCACTCGGTGTGACGGGCGCTTCGGTGCGGCGAGGCGCCGTCGCCGCGGTCCTGGCCGCCGGATCTCAACGGGCGATGGACCTGGTCTTCGCCGACCCGCCCTACGACGTCGAGGCCGACGAGGTCGAATCGATGCTGTTCCTGCTGACCGAACGGGGTTGGGCCCGGGCGGGGACCGTCGTCGTAGTCGAGCGTGCGGTGACCGGGCCGCCGCTGAACTGGCCGCCAGGCTGGCAGGTGTGGCCTGCGCGCACCTATGGCGACACCCGCCTCGAGCTTGCCGAGGCGCCGCGGCTCCCCTGCTAG
- a CDS encoding HNH endonuclease family protein translates to MRRRHLLWLTAVVALLVAVAVQTVVSSHDRGDFIARADIPTVAPGIDVLAGVPVIPLRIRGYDYRRAAFGDSWTDDTTAPGGHNGCDTRNDILDRDLDGKTFVSIKRCPRAVATGTLIDPYTNAVIAFTRGEKTGAAVQIDHIVPLALAWDLGARNWPEELRVRFANDPANLLAVAGPANQDKGDGEPATWMPPNAAFHCQYAMQFIAVLRGYSLPIDAPSAAVLRGAATTCPTG, encoded by the coding sequence ATGAGGCGCAGGCACCTGCTGTGGCTGACCGCGGTCGTCGCGCTTCTGGTGGCGGTCGCCGTGCAGACGGTGGTGTCCTCGCACGATCGCGGCGACTTCATCGCGCGCGCCGACATCCCGACCGTCGCGCCCGGCATCGACGTCCTCGCGGGAGTGCCCGTCATCCCCCTGCGCATCCGCGGATACGACTACCGCAGAGCCGCTTTCGGCGACAGCTGGACCGACGACACCACCGCGCCCGGTGGGCACAACGGCTGCGACACACGTAACGACATCCTCGACCGCGACCTGGACGGCAAGACGTTCGTGTCGATCAAGCGCTGCCCCCGCGCGGTGGCGACCGGCACGCTGATCGACCCGTACACCAACGCCGTCATCGCATTCACGCGCGGTGAGAAGACCGGCGCGGCCGTGCAGATCGACCACATCGTGCCGCTGGCACTCGCCTGGGACCTCGGCGCGCGCAACTGGCCCGAGGAGTTGCGCGTGCGGTTCGCCAACGATCCCGCCAACCTGCTCGCGGTGGCCGGCCCGGCCAACCAGGATAAGGGCGATGGGGAGCCGGCGACCTGGATGCCGCCCAACGCGGCGTTCCACTGCCAGTACGCGATGCAGTTCATCGCGGTGCTACGCGGATACTCGCTACCGATCGATGCGCCGTCGGCCGCCGTGCTGCGCGGCGCCGCAACCACCTGCCCGACGGGTTGA
- a CDS encoding vitamin K epoxide reductase family protein — protein sequence MTIAAPGTVQPAEPAADQPSGLPVGRPSAVWILIAGVLGLAAAIALTIEKIELLVDPEYIPTCSFNPVLSCGSVMVTQQASVLGFPNALIGIVSFTIVVVTGVLALARVELPRWYWAGLAVGALLGAAFVHWLIFESLYRIGALCPYCMVVWAVTIPLLVVVAAIALQPQQGNAVARVLHTWRWSVVALWFTGLVLLILVRFWSYWSTLV from the coding sequence GTGACAATCGCCGCGCCCGGCACCGTCCAGCCGGCCGAGCCCGCGGCCGACCAGCCGTCGGGCCTGCCGGTGGGACGTCCGAGCGCGGTCTGGATTCTGATCGCGGGCGTGCTGGGACTCGCCGCGGCGATCGCGTTGACCATCGAGAAGATCGAGCTGCTGGTCGATCCGGAGTACATCCCCACCTGCAGCTTCAACCCGGTGCTGTCGTGCGGTTCGGTGATGGTCACGCAGCAGGCGTCGGTCCTCGGCTTCCCGAACGCGCTGATCGGCATCGTCTCGTTCACCATCGTCGTCGTCACCGGCGTGCTGGCGCTCGCGCGGGTCGAGCTGCCGCGCTGGTACTGGGCGGGATTGGCCGTCGGTGCCCTACTGGGTGCCGCCTTCGTGCATTGGCTGATCTTCGAGAGCCTCTACCGCATCGGCGCGTTGTGTCCGTACTGCATGGTGGTGTGGGCGGTGACGATCCCGCTGCTGGTCGTCGTGGCCGCCATCGCGCTGCAGCCTCAGCAGGGGAATGCCGTTGCGCGCGTACTGCACACATGGCGGTGGTCGGTGGTGGCGTTGTGGTTCACCGGACTGGTCCTGCTGATCCTCGTGCGGTTCTGGAGCTACTGGTCGACGCTGGTCTGA
- the coaD gene encoding pantetheine-phosphate adenylyltransferase, whose amino-acid sequence MSGAVCPGSFDPVTLGHIDIFERAAAQFDELVIAILINPNKKGMFNLEERIAMIEESTEHLPNLRVESGQGLVVDFVRQRGLTAIVKGLRTGTDFEYELQMAQMNKHIAGVDTFFVATTPRYSFVSSSLAKEVATLGGDVSELLPAPVNRRLREKLSGG is encoded by the coding sequence ATGAGCGGCGCGGTTTGCCCGGGCTCCTTCGACCCGGTGACTCTCGGTCACATCGACATCTTCGAGCGCGCGGCCGCGCAGTTCGACGAGTTGGTGATCGCCATACTGATCAACCCGAACAAGAAGGGCATGTTCAACCTCGAGGAGCGCATCGCGATGATCGAGGAATCCACCGAACATCTGCCGAACCTGCGCGTCGAGTCGGGGCAGGGGCTGGTCGTCGACTTCGTCCGGCAGCGCGGGTTGACCGCGATCGTCAAGGGCTTGCGCACCGGTACCGACTTCGAATACGAGCTGCAGATGGCGCAGATGAACAAGCACATCGCCGGTGTCGACACCTTCTTCGTGGCCACCACACCGCGATACTCGTTCGTGTCGTCGTCGTTGGCCAAGGAGGTTGCGACGCTCGGGGGCGATGTCTCCGAACTGCTGCCCGCACCGGTGAACCGGCGGTTGCGGGAGAAGCTCAGCGGCGGTTAG
- a CDS encoding pyruvate carboxylase → MISKVLVANRGEIAIRAFRAAYEMGIDTVAVYAHEDRNSLHRLKADESYQIGETGHPVRAYLSVDEIIRVARHAGADAVYPGYGFLSENPALAAACVDAGITFVGPGAKVLELTGNKTRAIGAARSAGLPVLNSSAPSASAEELMAVAADMEFPLFVKAVSGGGGRGMRRVADIGALPDAIEAASREAESAFGDPTLYLEQAVLNPRHIEVQILADTHGNVMHLFERDCSVQRRHQKVIELAPAPNLSGELRQRICADAVALAQEIDYTFAGTVEFLLDERGHYVFIECNPRIQVEHTVTEEITDVDLVSSQLRIADGETLESLGLSQDTLTVHGAAMQCRITTEDPANGFRPDTGRITGYRTPGGAGIRLDGGTHLGAEVSAHFDSMLVKLTCRGRDFGAAVARSRRALAEFRIRGVSTNIPFLQAVVNDADFRAGRISTSFIDERPYLLTARTPADRGTKILNYLAEVTVNQPHGPRTASVYPQDKLPDIDLDAAPPNGSKQLLVELGPEGFARWLRDTKPVAVTDTTFRDAHQSLLATRVRTTGLLMVAPYIARMTPQLLSLECWGGATYDVALRFLKEDPWERLAALRETVPNICLQMLLRGRNTVGYTPYPETVTDAFVAEATATGIDIYRIFDALNNVESMRPAIDAVRETGTAVAEVAMSYTGDLSDPGENLYTLDYYLKLAEQIVDAGAHVLGIKDMAGLLRPQAARRLITALRSRFDLPVHVHTHDTPGGQLATYLAAWQAGASAVDGAAAPLAGTTSQPALSSIVAASAHTDYDTGLSLSAVCELEPYWEALRKVYAPFDVVTSGPPAPTGRVYRHEIPGGQLSNLRQQAIALGFGDRFEEIEANYAAADWVLGRLVKVTPSSKVVGDLALALLGAGITADEFASDPARFDIPDSVIGFLRGELGDPPGGWPEPLRTKALAGRAPAKPQQELSEEDEAALAHSGPERQAALNRLLFPGPTKELEAHREQYGDTSSLSANQFFYGLRSGEEHRVQLERGVELLIGLEAISDPDERGMRTVMCILNGQLRPVLVRDRSVASDVPAAEKADKTNPDHIAAPFAGVVTVSVAAGDAVQGGQTVATIEAMKMEAAITAPKAGKVDRVAVSATAQVEGGDLLVVVS, encoded by the coding sequence GTGATCTCCAAAGTCCTGGTCGCCAATCGCGGCGAAATCGCGATCCGCGCCTTTCGCGCCGCCTATGAGATGGGGATCGACACCGTCGCGGTCTACGCCCACGAAGACCGCAACTCCCTGCACCGCCTGAAGGCCGACGAGTCCTATCAGATCGGTGAGACCGGCCACCCGGTCCGCGCGTACCTGTCGGTCGACGAGATCATCAGAGTGGCCCGGCATGCGGGTGCCGACGCGGTCTATCCGGGCTATGGCTTCTTGTCGGAGAACCCGGCGCTGGCGGCGGCGTGCGTGGACGCCGGGATCACGTTCGTCGGGCCCGGCGCGAAAGTGCTCGAGCTGACCGGCAACAAGACCCGCGCGATCGGCGCGGCCCGCTCCGCAGGGCTGCCGGTGCTGAACTCGTCGGCCCCGTCGGCGTCGGCCGAGGAGTTGATGGCGGTCGCGGCGGACATGGAGTTCCCGTTGTTCGTCAAGGCCGTGTCGGGCGGTGGCGGCCGGGGGATGCGGCGGGTCGCCGACATCGGGGCGTTGCCCGACGCGATCGAGGCCGCGTCGCGGGAGGCCGAGTCGGCATTCGGCGATCCGACGCTGTATCTCGAGCAGGCGGTGCTCAACCCCCGCCACATCGAGGTCCAGATCCTGGCCGACACCCACGGCAACGTGATGCACCTGTTCGAACGCGACTGCAGCGTGCAGCGCCGGCACCAGAAGGTCATCGAGTTGGCGCCCGCGCCGAACCTGTCCGGCGAACTGCGGCAACGGATCTGCGCGGATGCGGTGGCCCTGGCCCAGGAGATCGACTACACATTCGCAGGCACCGTCGAATTTTTGCTCGACGAGCGCGGTCACTACGTGTTCATCGAATGCAACCCTCGCATCCAGGTCGAGCACACCGTCACCGAGGAGATCACGGACGTCGACCTGGTGTCGAGCCAGTTGCGGATCGCCGACGGGGAGACGCTGGAGAGCCTGGGGCTGAGTCAGGACACGCTGACCGTGCACGGTGCTGCCATGCAATGCCGCATCACCACCGAAGATCCGGCCAACGGTTTCCGCCCGGACACCGGCCGCATCACGGGGTACCGCACGCCGGGCGGTGCCGGCATCCGGTTGGACGGCGGCACGCATCTGGGCGCGGAGGTCAGCGCACACTTCGACTCGATGCTGGTCAAGTTGACGTGCCGGGGACGCGACTTCGGTGCGGCCGTCGCGCGGTCACGCCGGGCGCTGGCGGAGTTCCGGATCCGCGGCGTATCGACGAACATCCCGTTCCTTCAGGCCGTCGTGAACGACGCCGACTTCCGCGCCGGACGGATCAGCACGTCGTTCATCGACGAACGCCCGTACCTGCTGACCGCGCGGACCCCGGCCGACCGGGGCACCAAGATCCTCAACTACCTGGCCGAGGTGACGGTCAACCAGCCGCACGGCCCCCGCACCGCGTCGGTCTATCCGCAGGACAAGCTGCCCGACATCGACCTCGACGCGGCGCCGCCGAACGGCAGCAAGCAACTGCTGGTCGAACTCGGTCCCGAGGGGTTCGCCCGCTGGCTGCGCGACACCAAACCAGTGGCCGTCACCGACACGACCTTCCGTGACGCCCACCAGTCGCTGCTGGCCACCCGTGTGCGCACGACGGGGCTGTTGATGGTGGCGCCTTACATAGCGCGGATGACGCCACAGCTGCTCTCCCTGGAATGCTGGGGCGGGGCGACTTACGATGTGGCGCTTCGGTTTCTGAAGGAAGACCCGTGGGAGCGGCTGGCCGCGCTGCGCGAGACGGTGCCCAACATCTGCCTGCAGATGCTCCTTCGGGGCCGCAACACCGTCGGCTACACCCCCTATCCGGAGACCGTGACCGACGCGTTCGTCGCCGAGGCGACGGCGACCGGCATCGACATCTACCGGATCTTCGACGCGCTCAACAACGTCGAGTCCATGCGCCCGGCTATCGACGCGGTCCGCGAAACCGGCACGGCGGTGGCCGAAGTCGCGATGAGCTACACCGGCGACCTGTCCGACCCCGGCGAGAACCTCTACACGTTGGACTACTACCTGAAGTTGGCCGAGCAGATCGTCGACGCGGGCGCGCACGTGCTGGGGATCAAGGACATGGCCGGGCTGCTACGGCCCCAGGCCGCGCGCCGGTTGATCACGGCGCTGCGCTCCCGATTCGATCTGCCCGTCCACGTGCACACCCACGACACCCCGGGCGGGCAACTCGCGACGTATCTGGCGGCCTGGCAGGCGGGCGCCAGCGCGGTCGACGGGGCGGCGGCGCCGCTGGCCGGCACCACCAGCCAGCCCGCACTGAGCTCGATCGTCGCCGCCAGCGCGCACACCGACTACGACACCGGGCTGTCCTTGTCGGCCGTCTGCGAGCTCGAACCGTACTGGGAGGCGCTGCGAAAGGTCTACGCGCCCTTCGATGTCGTGACATCGGGCCCGCCCGCCCCGACTGGGCGGGTGTACCGCCACGAGATCCCCGGCGGGCAGCTGTCGAACCTGCGCCAGCAGGCGATCGCGCTCGGGTTCGGCGACCGCTTCGAGGAGATCGAAGCCAACTACGCTGCCGCCGACTGGGTACTCGGTCGACTGGTCAAGGTGACGCCGTCGTCGAAGGTGGTGGGGGACTTGGCGCTGGCCCTGCTCGGCGCGGGAATCACCGCCGACGAGTTCGCCTCGGACCCGGCGCGTTTCGACATTCCCGATTCGGTGATCGGGTTCCTGCGCGGCGAGCTCGGCGACCCGCCCGGGGGCTGGCCCGAGCCGCTGCGCACCAAGGCACTGGCGGGCCGTGCGCCGGCCAAGCCGCAGCAGGAACTCAGCGAGGAAGACGAAGCGGCGCTCGCCCACTCCGGGCCCGAACGCCAGGCTGCGCTGAACCGGTTGCTGTTCCCCGGTCCGACAAAGGAACTCGAGGCGCACCGCGAACAGTACGGCGACACCTCGAGCCTGTCGGCCAACCAGTTCTTCTACGGACTGCGCAGCGGCGAGGAGCATCGGGTCCAGCTGGAACGCGGTGTCGAACTGCTGATCGGGCTCGAGGCCATCTCCGATCCCGATGAGCGCGGCATGCGCACGGTGATGTGCATCCTCAACGGTCAGCTTCGTCCGGTGCTGGTGCGTGACCGCAGCGTCGCCAGTGACGTTCCTGCCGCCGAGAAGGCCGACAAGACCAATCCCGACCACATCGCCGCGCCGTTCGCCGGCGTCGTCACCGTCAGCGTCGCCGCCGGCGACGCGGTCCAGGGCGGTCAGACCGTCGCCACGATCGAGGCGATGAAGATGGAGGCCGCGATCACCGCGCCGAAGGCCGGCAAGGTGGATCGGGTCGCGGTCTCGGCCACGGCACAGGTCGAAGGCGGCGACCTGCTGGTGGTGGTCAGCTGA
- a CDS encoding alpha/beta hydrolase has product MTESLPASPPTEAFRSPSRKEVLVNAVASVTVRSLAHLPDAVKRALLRGRTVAVDGNTLDTTLQLMLAGQKLIGFDGLSGPGDVAASRAQLEELSSGFLRNIPVAGVTNLWVDGANGPIPARHYRSAVAGAPLLVFFHGGGFVIGDLDIYDDVCRLICRDGEMNVLSVDYRLAPEHKAPAASDDGFAAYRWALDHAAELGADPDRVAVGGDSAGGNIAAVVTQRARNERVRLPVVQLLMYPWTDLSEERRSRTLFADGYFLTKADLAWFADHYLADAPVSATDPRVSPLLADDLSGLSPALVLTAGFDPLRDEGNQYAEALRAAGVPVDLRQFGSLIHAFANMFPVGGDSAAAVAEMISALRAHLARG; this is encoded by the coding sequence ATGACCGAAAGTCTGCCAGCCAGTCCGCCGACCGAAGCCTTCCGGAGTCCGAGCCGCAAGGAGGTCCTCGTCAATGCCGTGGCGAGTGTCACAGTGCGTTCACTGGCCCACCTACCCGACGCCGTCAAGCGTGCGTTGCTCCGGGGTCGCACGGTCGCCGTCGACGGCAACACGCTGGACACCACGCTGCAGTTGATGCTGGCGGGGCAGAAGCTGATCGGGTTCGACGGGCTCAGCGGACCCGGTGACGTCGCCGCATCGCGCGCCCAACTGGAAGAGTTGTCATCCGGGTTCCTCCGGAACATCCCCGTCGCCGGGGTGACGAATCTCTGGGTTGACGGGGCCAACGGGCCGATCCCGGCCAGGCACTACCGCAGCGCCGTCGCCGGCGCCCCATTGCTGGTGTTCTTCCACGGCGGCGGCTTCGTGATCGGGGACCTCGACATCTACGACGACGTATGCCGCCTCATCTGCCGCGACGGCGAGATGAACGTGCTTTCCGTCGACTACCGGTTGGCACCCGAACACAAGGCGCCCGCCGCGTCCGATGACGGCTTCGCCGCCTATCGGTGGGCACTCGACCACGCGGCCGAACTCGGAGCCGACCCCGACCGCGTGGCGGTCGGGGGTGACAGTGCGGGCGGGAACATCGCCGCGGTGGTGACTCAGCGCGCACGTAACGAACGGGTCCGGTTGCCCGTCGTGCAGTTGCTCATGTATCCGTGGACCGACCTCAGCGAAGAAAGACGGTCACGGACCTTGTTCGCCGACGGATACTTCCTCACCAAAGCCGACCTTGCCTGGTTCGCCGACCATTACCTCGCCGACGCGCCGGTGTCGGCGACCGACCCGCGGGTCTCGCCGCTGCTGGCCGACGATCTGTCCGGGCTGTCGCCCGCGCTCGTGCTGACCGCCGGATTCGACCCGCTGCGCGACGAAGGCAACCAGTACGCCGAGGCTCTGCGCGCCGCCGGGGTGCCCGTCGACCTTCGACAGTTCGGGTCGTTGATCCATGCCTTCGCGAACATGTTCCCGGTCGGCGGTGACAGCGCTGCCGCCGTCGCGGAGATGATCTCTGCGCTGCGCGCGCATCTCGCCCGCGGCTGA
- a CDS encoding aldo/keto reductase, giving the protein MTSIPTVTLNDDHPMPVLGLGVGELSDSETEQAVLSALAAGYRLIDTAAAYDNEEAVGRAIKASGVPREDIFVTTKLATPDLGFQSSQDALKASLDRLALDYVDLYLIHWPAGEQGKYVDSWGGLMKRKEVGDTKSIGVCNFHAEHLSNIIDLSFFTPAINQIELHPLLNQAELREINAGYGIVTEAYAPLGVGRLLDNETVVSVAQSHGKTPAQVLIRWSLQLGNVVIPRSSSAERIASNLEVFDFELTDDQMGVLNGLDDGTRFRPDPETYTGT; this is encoded by the coding sequence ATGACCTCGATTCCGACCGTCACGCTCAACGACGACCACCCGATGCCCGTACTCGGTCTCGGCGTAGGCGAACTGTCGGACTCCGAGACCGAACAGGCGGTGCTGTCGGCCTTGGCGGCCGGCTACCGGCTGATCGACACCGCGGCCGCCTACGACAACGAGGAGGCGGTCGGGCGGGCGATCAAGGCGTCCGGCGTGCCCCGCGAGGACATCTTCGTCACCACCAAGCTGGCCACCCCCGACCTGGGCTTCCAGTCGTCGCAGGATGCGCTCAAGGCGAGCCTCGACCGGCTGGCACTCGACTACGTCGACCTGTACCTGATCCACTGGCCGGCCGGTGAGCAGGGCAAGTACGTCGACAGCTGGGGCGGGCTGATGAAGCGCAAGGAGGTCGGCGACACCAAGTCGATCGGCGTGTGCAACTTCCATGCCGAACACCTGTCGAACATCATCGACCTGTCGTTCTTCACCCCGGCGATCAATCAGATCGAGCTGCACCCGCTGCTGAACCAGGCGGAGCTGCGCGAGATCAACGCCGGCTACGGCATCGTCACCGAGGCGTACGCCCCGTTGGGCGTCGGACGCTTGCTCGACAACGAGACGGTCGTCTCGGTGGCGCAGTCGCACGGTAAGACGCCGGCGCAGGTGTTGATCCGGTGGAGCCTGCAGCTCGGCAACGTGGTGATCCCGCGCTCCTCCTCGGCGGAGCGGATCGCGTCGAACCTCGAGGTGTTCGACTTCGAGCTCACCGACGATCAGATGGGCGTGCTCAACGGCCTCGACGACGGCACGCGGTTTCGCCCAGACCCGGAAACCTACACCGGCACCTGA
- a CDS encoding aldo/keto reductase: MASPSITLNDGNSIPQVGLGVWQTPPEDTERAAATALDAGYRHIDTAAAYGNEREVGQALANSGLPRSDVYITTKLWNADQGYDSTLAAFDKSMQRLGLDYLDLYLIHWPMPAKGAFVETFKAFAYLREQGRVRSIGVSNFEPEHLRTLVDATGIVPAVNQIELHPLLQQEELREAHAQLGVATEAWSPLGQGSLLSNDTVVAVAEAHGKTPAQALIRWHMQLGNIVIPKSVTPERIVSNFDVFDFELSEDDMASISALGDGTRLGPDPRTFEFTG, encoded by the coding sequence ATGGCGTCTCCATCGATCACGTTGAATGACGGTAATTCCATACCCCAGGTCGGGCTCGGGGTTTGGCAGACCCCGCCCGAGGACACCGAACGTGCGGCCGCGACCGCGCTCGATGCCGGGTACCGACACATCGACACGGCCGCCGCGTACGGCAACGAACGCGAGGTCGGCCAAGCGCTCGCGAACTCGGGTCTGCCGCGCAGCGACGTGTACATCACCACGAAGCTGTGGAACGCCGACCAGGGATATGACAGCACGCTGGCCGCGTTCGACAAGAGCATGCAGCGGCTGGGGCTCGACTATCTGGACCTGTACCTCATCCACTGGCCGATGCCGGCCAAGGGTGCTTTCGTCGAGACGTTCAAGGCCTTCGCGTACCTGCGTGAGCAGGGTCGCGTCCGCTCGATCGGGGTGAGCAACTTCGAGCCTGAACATCTGCGCACACTCGTCGACGCCACCGGGATCGTCCCCGCGGTCAACCAGATCGAACTGCATCCGCTGCTTCAACAGGAGGAGTTGCGGGAGGCGCACGCCCAGCTGGGCGTCGCCACCGAGGCGTGGAGTCCGCTCGGCCAGGGGTCGCTGCTGTCGAACGACACCGTCGTCGCCGTCGCCGAGGCGCACGGAAAGACACCGGCCCAGGCATTGATTAGGTGGCATATGCAGCTCGGCAATATAGTCATCCCGAAGTCGGTGACCCCCGAGAGAATCGTGAGCAACTTCGACGTGTTCGATTTCGAGCTGAGTGAGGACGACATGGCGTCCATTTCCGCGCTCGGCGACGGCACTCGGTTGGGCCCCGATCCACGAACATTCGAATTCACAGGATAG